The region GGATCAATATGGTCTGGCTTCCACCGGCGTACAAAGGTGCCGCAGGCGACCAGTCGGTGGGTTATGACAGCTACGATTTATTCGATCTCGGTGAGTTTGATCAGAAAGGTAACGTCGCCACCAAATACGGGGATAAAGCGCAACTGCTCGCCGCCATTGACGCGCTGCAGGCGAACGGTATCGCCGTGCTGCTGGATGTGGTGGTCAATCACAAAATGGGCGCCGATGAAAAAGAAGCGGTACGCGTGAACCGGGTCAATCAACAGGATCGCACGCAAATTGACGACGAGGTTGTTGCATGTGAAGCCTGGACGCGCTTCACCTTCCCTGCCCGAGCCGGGAAATATTCGCGATTTATCTGGGATTACAAATGCTTTAGCGGCGTCGATCATATTGAAAATCCGGACGAATACGGCGTATTTAAAATCGTTAACGACTATACCGGCGACGGCTGGAACGACCAGGTCGACGACGAGCTGGGCAACTTCGACTACCTGATGGGCGCCAATATCGATTTTCGTAACCATGCGGTGACGGAAGAGATCAAATACTGGGCGCGTTGGGTAATGGAACAGACTCACTGCGACGGTTTTCGTCTGGACGCGGTGAAACACATTCCGGCCTGGTTCTATAAAGAGTGGATCGAGCATGTGCAGGAAGTCGCGCCCGGGCCGCTGTTTATCGTCGCGGAATACTGGTCCCATGAAGTGGAAAAGCTGCAGCAGTATATCGGCCAGGTTGAGGGCAAAACGATGCTCTTTGACGCGCCGCTGCATATGAAATTTCACGAAGCCTCGCAACAGGGGCGCAATTACGATATGCGCCAGATCTTCGACGGAACCCTGGTGGAAGCCGATCCGTTTCACGCCGTAACGCTGGTTGCCAACCACGACACGCAACCCCTGCAAGCCCTGGAAGCGCCGGTCGAAGCCTGGTTTAAACCGCTGGCCTATGCGCTGATCCTGCTGCGTGAAAATGGCGTGCCGTCAGTCTTTTACCCGGATCTGTTTGGCGCAAGCTACGACGATACCGGCGGCGATGGCGAAACCTACCACGTCGATATGCCAGTCATTGAAAATCTCGAACGGTTAATTCTCGCCCGCCAGCGTTTCGCCCACGGCGTGCAAACCCTGTGGTTTGATCATCCTAACTGCATCGCCTTTAGCCGCAGCGGCACCGAATGTGAGCCGGGTTGCGTGGTGGTGATGTCCAATGGCGACGAGGGAGAAAAGCAGCTGATGCTGGGGGAGAACTACGCCAGTAAAGTGTGGCGGGATTTTCTTGGTAACCGCGAGGAGACGATCACCACCGATGAACATGGTGAAGGAACATTCACCTGCCATGGGGGTAGCGTCAGCGTGTGGGTCATTGAGGATGCGCTATAAAAATGCGCCGGGCAATATGCAGGCCCGGCGTGCCATTTAGTGCGTAATGTTCAGCCCGGATTTTGTTAAAGCGTCCTGGCATTCAACCGTGGGTTTATCGACGCGTTGCAATGTCAGACCATCAAACTCCAGCGTATTACCTTCGCGCTCAAGGCGGTAAATGTCGCGTTTTTGCGTCACGTTATACAGCTTGTCGCCATGACGCATCAGCTTGCCCGGAACGGCAATCACGCGCTGCCACTGGCGGCAATCGAGTGTATCACCCTCTTTTGTCACGATAAGGCTGGCGATGGCTTCCGGGCTCACCAGGCTGCTTTGCGGCCCGGAAGATTGCCAGTAACCCGCCAGCCCTGCCGGTGCGGGCTGTTTCACCACCGCATCGTAATTATCCACCTGAACGCAGCCGCTCAGCAGCATCGCCGCGCCAATAATCACTCGCTTTTTCATTATTTATCCTGCTCGCGAAGAAAAAAATATTGTGGCATTAAAGC is a window of Enterobacter sp. R4-368 DNA encoding:
- the yedD gene encoding lipoprotein YedD, with protein sequence MKKRVIIGAAMLLSGCVQVDNYDAVVKQPAPAGLAGYWQSSGPQSSLVSPEAIASLIVTKEGDTLDCRQWQRVIAVPGKLMRHGDKLYNVTQKRDIYRLEREGNTLEFDGLTLQRVDKPTVECQDALTKSGLNITH
- the amyA gene encoding alpha-amylase, whose translation is MKNPTLLQTFHWYSPDGGALWPELRARAGALSDMGINMVWLPPAYKGAAGDQSVGYDSYDLFDLGEFDQKGNVATKYGDKAQLLAAIDALQANGIAVLLDVVVNHKMGADEKEAVRVNRVNQQDRTQIDDEVVACEAWTRFTFPARAGKYSRFIWDYKCFSGVDHIENPDEYGVFKIVNDYTGDGWNDQVDDELGNFDYLMGANIDFRNHAVTEEIKYWARWVMEQTHCDGFRLDAVKHIPAWFYKEWIEHVQEVAPGPLFIVAEYWSHEVEKLQQYIGQVEGKTMLFDAPLHMKFHEASQQGRNYDMRQIFDGTLVEADPFHAVTLVANHDTQPLQALEAPVEAWFKPLAYALILLRENGVPSVFYPDLFGASYDDTGGDGETYHVDMPVIENLERLILARQRFAHGVQTLWFDHPNCIAFSRSGTECEPGCVVVMSNGDEGEKQLMLGENYASKVWRDFLGNREETITTDEHGEGTFTCHGGSVSVWVIEDAL